From a region of the Sesamum indicum cultivar Zhongzhi No. 13 linkage group LG3, S_indicum_v1.0, whole genome shotgun sequence genome:
- the LOC110011719 gene encoding uncharacterized protein LOC110011719 — MEYEVGDKIFLKISPWRGILRFAKQGKLSPRYIGLYEIIERIRPLAYRLALPAELLQIHDVFHVLMLRRYRSNPSHIIREPEIEIFEELTYEEEPAEILDRNLRKLRNEDISMVKVTWSHHSPMEATWEVEEHMKEKYPYLFH; from the coding sequence ATGGAATATGAAGTAGGTGATAAGATTTTCCTGAAGATATCTCCTTGGAGGGGAATTCTGAGGTTTGCCAAGCAAGGGAAGCTAAGTCCGAGATACATTGGGctgtatgaaattattgaaagaatcaGACCACTGGCATATCGACTGGCATTACCGGCAGAGTTGTTacaaatacatgatgtttTCCATGTTTTGATGCTGCGACGATATCGGTCTAATCCTAGCCACATTATTCGTGAGCCGGAGATAGAGATTTTCGAGGAATTAACATATGAGGAGGAGCCTGCAGAGATTTTGGATaggaatttaagaaaattaagaaatgaaGATATATCGATGGTAAAAGTGACATGGAGTCATCATTCCCCGATGGAGGCGACCTGGGAGGTTGAGGAgcatatgaaagagaaatatcCCTATTTATTCCATTGA